From one Caldithrix abyssi DSM 13497 genomic stretch:
- a CDS encoding amidohydrolase has translation MRTMALWLMLTLGLITACQKGPEADLILLNGRIVTLDSHNTIAQALAVKGDRILAVGKTAEIEKMKGETTRVIDLKGALVTPGLIEGHAHFLGLGEALLRLDLTRTRSWQDIVDSVAHRAAQAKAGEWIIGRGWHQEKWDSRPKKLVEGYPVHDALSQVSPENPVILTHASGHALFINRKAMEMAGITRQTPNPKGGKIIRDARGNPTGVLLENAMDLVWKVYHQQVGENPQQQKLRAAKKAMQACLKNGITSFHDAGASFADIEFFKRLAETEQLKVRLYVMILEPDQRLRQMLSQYRLIGYANNFLTVRAIKRYMDGALGSHGAWLFKPYDDAPGSVGYNVISPDSLLATARIAIKHGFQLCTHAIGDRANHEVLDVYERVFKENPDKQDLRWRIEHAQLIHPVDVPRFASLGVIAAMQGIHCTSDGPWVEQRIGEKRAREEAYLWQTLWQSGAVVANGTDAPVEPIDPLANFYALITRRMKNGAYFYPEQSLDAMQALKAYTYNNAYAAFEEQLKGSLEPGKLADVTVFSRDILNDPPYKIPSTKVLYTIIGGKIVYQAADRTVE, from the coding sequence ATGAGAACGATGGCGCTCTGGTTAATGTTGACGTTAGGTTTGATTACGGCCTGCCAGAAAGGGCCGGAAGCGGATCTGATCTTGCTCAATGGTCGAATTGTAACCCTGGATTCTCACAACACCATTGCTCAGGCGCTTGCTGTAAAAGGCGATCGGATTTTAGCCGTGGGCAAAACCGCGGAGATCGAAAAAATGAAAGGAGAAACCACGCGCGTCATCGATCTTAAAGGCGCGCTGGTCACGCCGGGCCTCATCGAAGGTCACGCCCACTTTTTGGGATTGGGTGAAGCGCTGCTGCGATTGGACCTCACGCGCACGCGCAGCTGGCAGGACATTGTGGATAGCGTTGCCCATCGAGCGGCGCAGGCTAAAGCGGGCGAGTGGATTATCGGCCGGGGCTGGCACCAGGAAAAGTGGGACAGCCGTCCCAAAAAATTGGTCGAAGGCTATCCGGTTCATGACGCTTTAAGTCAGGTTTCTCCGGAAAATCCCGTAATTTTAACCCATGCCAGCGGCCATGCCCTGTTTATTAACCGCAAGGCGATGGAAATGGCCGGTATTACGCGTCAAACGCCCAATCCGAAGGGCGGCAAAATCATACGCGATGCGCGGGGGAATCCCACCGGCGTACTGCTGGAAAACGCCATGGACCTGGTATGGAAGGTTTACCACCAGCAGGTTGGCGAAAATCCACAACAGCAAAAATTGCGCGCCGCAAAAAAAGCGATGCAAGCCTGCCTTAAAAACGGCATTACCAGCTTTCATGACGCCGGCGCCTCTTTTGCCGATATTGAGTTTTTTAAGCGTCTGGCCGAAACAGAACAGTTGAAAGTGCGCCTGTATGTGATGATTTTAGAGCCCGATCAGCGCTTGCGGCAAATGTTAAGTCAATACCGTCTGATCGGCTACGCCAATAACTTTTTAACGGTGCGCGCCATCAAACGCTACATGGATGGAGCCCTGGGCTCGCACGGGGCATGGCTGTTTAAACCGTACGACGACGCTCCCGGCAGCGTGGGCTATAATGTCATCTCGCCAGATTCCCTGCTGGCCACGGCGCGTATCGCCATCAAACACGGATTTCAGTTGTGCACGCACGCTATTGGCGACCGCGCCAATCATGAAGTGCTGGACGTTTACGAGCGGGTCTTTAAAGAAAATCCGGATAAACAAGATTTACGCTGGCGCATTGAACACGCCCAGTTGATTCATCCCGTTGACGTACCCCGTTTTGCCAGCCTGGGCGTGATTGCGGCCATGCAGGGCATTCACTGCACATCGGACGGGCCCTGGGTGGAACAGCGCATCGGCGAAAAACGCGCCCGCGAAGAGGCCTACCTGTGGCAAACGCTCTGGCAAAGCGGCGCGGTGGTGGCCAACGGCACCGATGCTCCAGTGGAGCCCATTGATCCCCTGGCCAATTTTTACGCTCTAATTACACGACGCATGAAAAACGGAGCCTACTTTTATCCGGAACAGAGCCTGGATGCCATGCAGGCGCTAAAAGCCTACACTTACAATAATGCCTACGCCGCCTTTGAAGAGCAGTTAAAAGGCAGCCTGGAACCCGGCAAGCTGGCAGACGTAACCGTTTTTTCGCGCGATATTTTAAACGATCCGCCTTACAAAATTCCATCGACTAAGGTGCTTTACACCATCATCGGCGGAAAGATTGTTTACCAGGCGGCGGATCGAACGGTTGAATAG
- a CDS encoding thermonuclease family protein: MERNLYFYRAIVQRVYDGDTCTVDIDLGLKTWIRGERIRLARIDAPELRGDEREDGLRARDFLRALIDGREVIIQTLKDRTGRYGRYIAEIWLVEEDGRWLNVNDVLVKKGFAEYVEY, translated from the coding sequence ATGGAACGAAATTTATATTTTTATCGTGCCATTGTGCAAAGAGTGTACGACGGCGACACCTGCACGGTGGATATTGATCTGGGGCTCAAAACCTGGATCAGGGGCGAACGCATTCGACTGGCGCGAATCGACGCCCCGGAACTGCGCGGCGACGAACGGGAAGACGGTTTACGAGCCAGGGATTTTTTGCGCGCTTTAATTGACGGCCGCGAGGTGATTATTCAAACTCTGAAAGATCGCACCGGACGCTACGGTCGTTACATCGCCGAAATCTGGCTGGTGGAAGAAGACGGTCGCTGGTTAAACGTCAACGATGTGCTGGTAAAAAAGGGATTCGCCGAATATGTTGAATATTAA
- the amrB gene encoding AmmeMemoRadiSam system protein B, producing the protein MKVNKRMFLFALLFILPFVWQCTKEDASMARKSVVRAPVDTVGFARYAWQMDSLMKRIHRLQNKQLLNAIIQGKITPQSEFKVAVCPHDDYGYVGYLYPAVMEGIKAKTVIIFGVAHKARLLNLEDQIIFDTYPAWHGIYGPIKVSDIREEIIRALPEGVYQINDSMQTIEHSVEALLPFLQYYRRDREFVSILVPYMSFERMQKIAKPLARAIAKVMKSRNWQWGKDLALLISTDAVHYGDKDWGGKNFAYYGTDSAGYQKAVQHEMEIINSCLNGPLQEEKIRRFMEFTVQPDDFRKYKWTWCGRYSVPMGLETAYWLAHEFKQDLQGRLIGYATSIDHTPLPVEDLRMGFTAPAHVRHWVGYAALGWE; encoded by the coding sequence ATGAAAGTGAATAAGCGAATGTTCCTTTTTGCGCTGCTTTTTATCTTGCCGTTTGTCTGGCAGTGTACAAAGGAAGACGCGTCGATGGCACGGAAAAGCGTTGTACGGGCTCCGGTGGATACCGTGGGGTTTGCCCGGTACGCCTGGCAGATGGATTCGTTAATGAAGCGAATTCACCGTCTGCAAAACAAGCAGCTGCTAAACGCCATCATTCAGGGAAAAATCACGCCTCAAAGCGAATTTAAAGTCGCTGTTTGCCCGCACGACGACTACGGTTATGTAGGCTATCTCTATCCGGCGGTGATGGAAGGCATTAAAGCTAAAACGGTGATCATCTTTGGCGTGGCGCACAAAGCGCGATTGTTAAATCTGGAAGATCAAATTATTTTTGATACCTATCCCGCCTGGCATGGCATTTACGGTCCCATTAAAGTTTCCGATATCCGCGAAGAGATTATCCGCGCGTTGCCGGAAGGCGTGTACCAGATTAACGATTCCATGCAAACCATCGAACACTCGGTGGAAGCGCTGTTGCCCTTTTTGCAGTACTACCGAAGGGATCGTGAATTTGTTTCTATTCTGGTTCCCTACATGTCGTTTGAACGCATGCAAAAAATTGCCAAACCGCTGGCCAGAGCCATTGCAAAGGTGATGAAAAGCCGCAACTGGCAGTGGGGCAAAGACCTGGCGCTTCTCATTAGCACCGACGCCGTGCACTACGGCGACAAAGACTGGGGTGGGAAAAATTTTGCTTATTACGGAACCGATTCCGCCGGCTACCAAAAAGCCGTGCAACACGAGATGGAGATCATCAATAGCTGTTTAAACGGCCCGCTGCAAGAAGAAAAGATCAGACGCTTTATGGAATTTACCGTGCAGCCGGACGATTTTCGTAAATACAAATGGACCTGGTGCGGGCGGTACTCCGTGCCTATGGGACTGGAAACGGCCTATTGGCTGGCTCATGAATTTAAACAGGATTTGCAGGGCCGATTGATCGGCTACGCCACCAGCATCGATCATACGCCGTTGCCTGTAGAGGATTTGCGCATGGGCTTTACCGCGCCGGCCCACGTGCGTCACTGGGTTGGTTACGCGGCTCTGGGATGGGAGTAA
- a CDS encoding M2 family metallopeptidase, which yields MQQFIEQHVAKIKPLEKAAKEAYWEAATTGRQEAYKKSAELELKIRKIYSNPQEFAFLKDLKTSKKIKDPLLKRQLQILYNRYLQNQIDSTLLRQMVELSSKIEEKFSTFRPTLNGKKVTNNEILEILKNETDNARRKAAWEASKQVGRVVADDIIKLVKLRNQAAQKLGFENYHTMSLELSEQRVKQIDRIMWDVAEYTLEPFYNSKRALDQLLAQKYHISVQQLRPWHYHDPFFQETPQVFQVNLDKYYENNDVKEIAVKFFAGIELPVESILAKSDLYERDGKNPHAFCEDFDREGDVRILCNLKNNESWMETLLHELGHAVYDKYNDPSVPYLLREPAHIFTTEGVAMLFGRLSRNPFWMQQVLNLSDEVRQQIEPDLNRYMRLKQLIFARWALVMYNFEKALYKNPDRNLNKLWWKMVQQYQLVTPPENRDEPDWASKIHFAIAPCYYHNYMLGELFASQLHMYITHHIYKTKNWQKVTYVNDPRVGQYLKEKVFKPGKTYPWNQMIEKATGSKLKVDYFASQFLE from the coding sequence TTGCAGCAATTTATTGAACAACATGTTGCGAAAATAAAACCGCTGGAAAAAGCGGCCAAAGAAGCATACTGGGAAGCGGCCACAACCGGCAGGCAAGAAGCCTATAAAAAATCGGCCGAACTGGAATTGAAAATCCGTAAAATCTATAGCAATCCGCAAGAGTTCGCATTTCTTAAAGATTTAAAAACATCCAAAAAAATTAAAGATCCATTGCTAAAGCGCCAATTGCAAATTCTTTACAATCGCTACCTGCAAAACCAGATCGATTCCACGCTTTTGCGCCAGATGGTGGAGCTGAGTTCCAAAATTGAAGAGAAGTTCAGCACCTTTCGGCCAACCTTAAATGGCAAAAAAGTGACCAATAACGAAATTTTAGAAATTCTTAAAAACGAAACGGACAACGCTCGGCGTAAGGCCGCCTGGGAGGCCAGCAAGCAGGTCGGTCGCGTGGTGGCGGATGACATCATTAAACTGGTAAAGTTGCGTAATCAGGCCGCGCAAAAATTAGGATTCGAAAATTACCACACCATGTCTCTGGAGCTTTCCGAACAACGCGTTAAGCAAATCGATCGCATCATGTGGGATGTGGCCGAGTACACGCTGGAGCCTTTTTACAACTCCAAAAGAGCGCTGGATCAGTTGCTGGCCCAAAAGTACCATATCTCTGTGCAGCAGTTGCGTCCCTGGCACTACCACGATCCCTTTTTTCAGGAAACGCCACAGGTCTTCCAGGTTAATCTGGATAAATATTATGAGAACAATGATGTCAAAGAGATCGCAGTAAAGTTTTTTGCCGGGATTGAATTGCCTGTGGAATCCATCCTGGCGAAGAGCGATCTTTACGAGCGCGATGGCAAAAATCCCCACGCCTTTTGCGAGGACTTTGACAGAGAAGGCGATGTGCGTATTCTTTGCAATTTAAAAAATAACGAAAGCTGGATGGAAACCCTTTTGCATGAGCTGGGCCATGCCGTTTACGATAAATACAACGATCCTTCTGTGCCCTATTTGCTGCGCGAGCCGGCCCATATCTTTACCACAGAAGGCGTGGCCATGCTCTTCGGGCGCCTCAGCCGCAACCCTTTTTGGATGCAGCAGGTTTTGAATTTGTCTGATGAAGTACGCCAGCAAATCGAACCCGATTTGAATCGTTACATGCGCTTAAAACAGCTGATCTTTGCCCGCTGGGCACTGGTGATGTATAATTTTGAAAAGGCGCTTTACAAAAATCCCGATCGCAATCTCAATAAATTATGGTGGAAAATGGTTCAACAATATCAACTGGTTACCCCTCCGGAGAACAGAGATGAGCCGGACTGGGCCTCTAAAATTCATTTTGCCATTGCCCCCTGTTACTACCACAACTACATGTTAGGCGAACTATTTGCCTCGCAATTGCACATGTACATCACGCATCATATTTACAAAACTAAAAACTGGCAAAAGGTCACGTACGTTAATGACCCGCGCGTAGGACAATACTTAAAAGAAAAGGTCTTTAAACCGGGGAAAACCTATCCCTGGAATCAGATGATCGAAAAAGCCACCGGCAGCAAGTTGAAGGTGGATTACTTTGCCAGCCAGTTTCTTGAATAA
- a CDS encoding sulfotransferase family protein, whose protein sequence is MKNYRFISISGTGRSGTNITKDILSKHPDVGTLPFEHRFTIDPKGLVDTFNTLRFTWSPYVVDYKINELENFLKLIGKRKFWRFQLGQLIKWLNRHGLNITPPAYYAWELSKWFPDYFEMVEKLIQQLIDFKYRATWPGAAPFNKNNQMRFVSYEKNLANIFGRFIQNLYQSFLKAHNKTHFVEDNTWSILFAPELFTMLPEIKFIHVLRDPRDVVVSFLNQKWTPNDLDQCIDYYISIISKIIENKKKIPAENILEISLEQLVEKPQRTMRQVCKFCGLDYTDDLLKIDLSRSNKGRWKLELNVNEQQRLNHKLKNYIDLFGY, encoded by the coding sequence ATGAAAAATTATCGATTCATTTCAATTAGCGGTACCGGACGTTCCGGCACCAATATCACAAAAGATATTTTAAGTAAACATCCCGATGTAGGAACTCTCCCATTTGAACATCGCTTTACTATTGATCCTAAAGGTCTTGTAGATACCTTTAACACTTTACGTTTCACATGGTCGCCTTACGTGGTTGATTATAAGATTAATGAACTTGAGAATTTTTTAAAATTAATCGGGAAAAGAAAATTTTGGCGCTTCCAGCTTGGTCAATTGATCAAATGGTTAAACCGCCATGGTCTTAATATAACGCCTCCCGCCTATTATGCCTGGGAATTAAGCAAGTGGTTTCCGGATTATTTCGAAATGGTTGAGAAACTGATTCAGCAGCTGATCGATTTTAAATACAGGGCAACCTGGCCCGGAGCAGCGCCCTTCAACAAAAACAATCAAATGCGCTTTGTAAGTTATGAGAAAAATCTGGCAAACATATTTGGTCGTTTTATTCAAAATCTTTATCAAAGTTTTTTGAAGGCTCATAACAAAACGCATTTTGTTGAAGATAATACCTGGTCCATCTTATTTGCCCCCGAACTTTTTACGATGCTTCCTGAGATCAAATTCATTCATGTTTTAAGGGATCCACGCGATGTGGTGGTTTCGTTTTTAAATCAGAAATGGACGCCCAATGACCTGGATCAGTGCATTGATTATTATATTTCGATCATTTCAAAGATTATTGAGAATAAGAAAAAAATTCCTGCTGAAAACATTCTGGAAATCAGCCTGGAACAGCTTGTAGAAAAACCGCAAAGGACCATGCGCCAGGTTTGTAAATTCTGCGGTCTGGACTATACGGATGATCTATTAAAAATAGACCTTTCCAGATCAAATAAAGGTCGCTGGAAGCTTGAGCTCAATGTAAATGAGCAGCAAAGATTGAACCACAAGTTAAAAAATTATATTGATCTATTCGGCTATTGA
- a CDS encoding PIG-L deacetylase family protein produces MDKNRILVLSPHTDDGELGCGATLNKFINEGKEVIYVAFSTCEESVPEGFPRNILSIEVKKATNELGIKEENLIIKNYPVRHFPQYRQPILEDLVKLNRELKPDLVFVPSSFDIHQDHKTIYEEAIRAFKKTSILGYEFMWNNFSFSSALFSVVNEENILAKIRAMDKYESQSHRFYAREKLIKGLATYRGLQISEEYAEAFEVIRWILR; encoded by the coding sequence ATGGATAAAAATAGGATTCTGGTTCTTTCTCCCCATACAGATGACGGCGAATTAGGTTGCGGCGCAACATTGAATAAGTTCATTAATGAAGGAAAAGAAGTTATTTATGTTGCCTTTTCTACGTGTGAAGAATCCGTGCCAGAAGGATTTCCTCGCAACATTCTTTCAATTGAGGTCAAAAAAGCAACCAATGAACTGGGCATCAAAGAAGAGAATTTAATCATTAAGAACTATCCGGTTCGTCATTTTCCTCAATATCGCCAGCCCATCCTGGAAGACCTGGTTAAATTAAACCGTGAGCTGAAACCTGACCTGGTTTTTGTTCCTTCTTCATTTGATATTCACCAGGATCATAAAACCATTTATGAGGAAGCTATCAGGGCTTTTAAGAAGACGTCGATCTTGGGTTACGAATTTATGTGGAATAACTTTTCTTTTAGCTCTGCCCTTTTTTCTGTTGTGAATGAGGAGAATATTCTGGCTAAAATTCGGGCCATGGATAAGTATGAATCACAGTCGCATCGTTTTTATGCCCGGGAAAAGTTAATCAAAGGTTTAGCAACCTACCGTGGCTTACAAATTTCTGAAGAGTACGCAGAAGCGTTCGAAGTCATCCGGTGGATACTCAGGTAA
- a CDS encoding SIR2 family NAD-dependent protein deacylase, with protein sequence MEQALQRARQAINEAQAVVIAAGAGMGVDSGLPDFRGNEGFWNNYPVARRLGLSFADLANPRWFTENPELAWAFYGHRLNLYRQTQPHEGFALLLEYGKRLPGGYFVFTSNVDGQFQKAGFDEERTVEVHGSIHHLQCVRPCGTDIWSAEGTEVNIDMERFRALPPLPRCPHCGALARPNILMFNDWQWLSRRTDAQESRFKNWLKEIDKKNFKLVIIEIGAGTAVPTVRITCERLAQWHQGTLIRINPRESWVPEGHVGIEGGALKTLRQLL encoded by the coding sequence ATGGAACAGGCATTGCAGCGCGCCAGACAGGCCATTAACGAAGCGCAGGCGGTGGTCATTGCCGCCGGAGCCGGGATGGGCGTTGATTCCGGCCTGCCGGATTTCCGCGGCAACGAAGGCTTCTGGAACAACTACCCCGTTGCCCGGCGGCTGGGGCTTTCGTTTGCCGATCTGGCCAATCCGCGCTGGTTTACGGAAAATCCAGAATTGGCCTGGGCTTTTTATGGTCATCGCCTAAATCTTTACCGCCAGACCCAACCTCACGAGGGATTTGCTTTGCTGCTTGAGTATGGGAAGCGATTGCCCGGCGGCTACTTTGTATTTACCTCTAATGTGGATGGCCAGTTTCAAAAAGCCGGCTTTGACGAAGAGCGCACGGTGGAAGTGCACGGTTCCATTCACCATTTGCAATGTGTCCGTCCTTGTGGAACCGATATTTGGTCGGCCGAGGGCACGGAGGTAAATATCGACATGGAGCGCTTTCGCGCTTTGCCGCCGTTGCCACGCTGCCCGCATTGTGGCGCTCTGGCTCGACCGAATATATTGATGTTTAACGACTGGCAGTGGCTTTCGCGGCGTACAGACGCTCAGGAAAGTCGTTTTAAAAACTGGTTGAAAGAAATCGATAAAAAAAATTTTAAACTGGTGATTATTGAGATTGGCGCCGGCACGGCGGTGCCCACGGTGCGCATTACCTGCGAACGGCTGGCCCAATGGCATCAGGGCACGCTGATTCGCATCAATCCGCGGGAAAGCTGGGTACCGGAGGGGCATGTCGGGATAGAAGGCGGAGCATTGAAAACACTCCGGCAATTACTTTAA